The Magnetofaba australis IT-1 genome contains a region encoding:
- a CDS encoding DUF6079 family protein, with protein sequence MRYGELIQFDPIETVIHLRHADEAEAARQLVSTYVISDEMADRLCNLVVPQLQFDEPADNKGLLVVGNYGTGKSHLMSVLSSLAEYPDLAASLSHPKVAESAERISGRFKVVRTEIGATTMSLREILVAELEEHLDGLGVTFRFPDASKVTNNKGAFEQMMVAFHEQFPDHGLLLVVDELLDYLRTRKDQELILDLSFLREVGEVCKDLRFRFMAGVQEAIFDSPRFAFVADNVRRVKDRFEQLLIARKDVKFVVSQRLFRKTSEQQARIRDYLVPFARFYGHMNERMDEFVNLFPVHPDYIDTFERITVVEKREVLKTLSASMKGLLNRELPEDAPGLIAYDQYWGTLRENASFRSVPDIKAVIDCSQVLEARIQQAFTRPAYRPMALRIIHALSIHRLTHNDVYAALGATARELRDTLCLYQPGIEDLGGDPADDLLSQVETVLKEVHKTVSGQFISSNPSNRQFYLDLKKTDDFDAIIERRAEALDSSTLDRYYYESLRRVMECTDLTTYVTGYRIWQHELEWRERKAARQGYLFFGAPNERSTAVPQRDFYIYFIQPFDPPHFKKEKLSDEVFFHLAGADDAFRQTLRQYAAALDLASTSSGNAKSTYEAKANGYLRDLVKWLQEHMTSAFEIEYQGRRKPLRDWAKGHSLREMSGIGANERINFRDLVNVISGILLGTHFQDQAPDYPFFSVLVTSDNRRQAAMDALRGVATGTRTRQAAAVLDALELLDGDRLEPANSKYAKFILDALGRKPTGQVVNRAELIQSEYGVEYMASGTLRLEPEWCAVTLGALVHAGELILTIPGKKFDASNLGEMAATSLDDLTAFKHLERPKEWDIPAIKALFELVGLTPGLAQLVSQGKPEPLQELQSKVTGLVQRLVIAAQHVQGGMAFWGQALLSEGVVTGHKSRLEETKRFLESLQSYSTPGRMKNLKFNAQQVRAHQDGLDVLAEIESLQELVSGLGSMASWLSTAEAILPGDHEWVARMRKTRQETVERLMDGKARSKSGFAQQIRQQLAELKSAFITVYNALHTRARLGVNEEKKASGLKRDSRLEQLKRLATIELMPASQLSAFQNRLAGLISCHRLTQQELEANPVCPHCSFRPNADGNAPPMADRLSRLEEDLESMVSGWTRTLLDNLSDPTTQESLELLKSEEREPVKAFLQSRALPEPLSQDFIHAVGKALKGLDRIGVSEHRLREAVFTDGSPATVEELRERFDRFLNGLVKGKEPGKVRIVLE encoded by the coding sequence ATGAGATACGGCGAACTGATCCAGTTTGACCCCATCGAAACGGTCATCCACCTGCGCCACGCCGATGAAGCGGAAGCGGCACGGCAACTGGTGAGCACCTACGTGATCTCCGATGAGATGGCCGACCGGCTCTGCAACCTGGTTGTCCCTCAGTTGCAATTCGATGAGCCCGCCGACAACAAGGGCCTGTTGGTGGTGGGCAACTACGGCACGGGTAAATCCCATCTGATGTCGGTGCTGTCCAGTCTGGCGGAATATCCGGACTTGGCGGCGTCCCTGTCACACCCCAAGGTCGCTGAATCAGCGGAACGCATCTCTGGCCGCTTCAAGGTCGTCCGCACCGAGATCGGCGCGACCACCATGTCCCTGCGGGAAATCCTGGTCGCCGAACTGGAAGAACATCTGGATGGCCTTGGCGTGACCTTCCGGTTTCCGGATGCCTCGAAGGTGACAAACAACAAGGGTGCCTTCGAGCAGATGATGGTGGCCTTCCATGAGCAGTTCCCTGATCATGGCCTTTTGCTGGTTGTGGACGAACTGCTGGACTACCTGCGCACCCGCAAGGATCAGGAACTGATCCTGGATCTGAGCTTCCTGCGCGAGGTGGGAGAAGTCTGCAAGGATCTGCGCTTCCGCTTTATGGCCGGCGTGCAGGAGGCCATTTTCGACAGCCCCCGCTTTGCCTTCGTGGCCGACAATGTCCGGCGGGTCAAGGACCGTTTCGAGCAGCTCCTGATCGCCCGCAAGGATGTCAAGTTCGTCGTCTCTCAGCGCCTGTTCCGCAAGACATCCGAACAGCAGGCCCGCATCCGCGACTACCTTGTCCCCTTCGCCCGCTTCTATGGCCACATGAACGAGCGGATGGACGAGTTCGTCAATCTGTTTCCGGTACATCCGGATTACATCGACACCTTCGAGCGAATCACGGTAGTCGAGAAACGGGAGGTTCTCAAAACCCTCTCCGCTTCCATGAAGGGATTGCTGAACCGGGAACTGCCGGAAGACGCCCCTGGCCTGATCGCATACGACCAGTATTGGGGAACCCTGCGGGAGAACGCGTCGTTCCGTTCGGTGCCGGACATCAAGGCGGTGATCGACTGTAGCCAGGTGCTGGAAGCCAGGATTCAGCAGGCCTTCACCCGCCCGGCCTACCGGCCCATGGCGCTCCGGATCATTCATGCCCTGTCGATCCATCGGCTGACCCATAACGATGTCTATGCCGCCCTGGGCGCGACGGCCCGGGAGTTGCGCGACACGCTCTGCCTGTATCAGCCGGGCATTGAGGATCTGGGCGGTGACCCGGCGGACGATCTCCTCTCCCAGGTGGAGACGGTGCTCAAGGAGGTTCACAAGACCGTCAGCGGGCAGTTCATCTCCTCCAACCCCAGCAACCGCCAGTTCTACCTGGATCTGAAAAAGACCGACGATTTCGACGCCATCATCGAGCGCCGGGCCGAGGCGCTGGATTCCTCCACGCTGGATCGGTACTACTACGAATCCCTGCGCCGGGTGATGGAATGCACCGATCTGACCACCTACGTGACCGGTTACCGCATCTGGCAGCATGAACTGGAGTGGCGGGAGCGAAAGGCGGCCCGGCAGGGATACCTCTTCTTCGGCGCGCCCAACGAGCGTTCCACGGCGGTGCCGCAGCGGGATTTCTACATCTACTTCATCCAGCCCTTCGATCCACCCCACTTCAAGAAGGAGAAGCTCTCCGACGAGGTGTTCTTCCATCTGGCCGGGGCGGACGACGCTTTCCGCCAGACGTTGCGCCAGTATGCCGCCGCGCTGGATCTGGCATCCACGTCATCGGGCAACGCCAAATCGACCTACGAGGCCAAAGCCAACGGATACCTGCGGGATCTGGTGAAATGGCTCCAGGAGCACATGACCAGCGCCTTCGAGATCGAGTATCAAGGGCGTCGCAAGCCGCTGCGGGACTGGGCCAAGGGTCATTCCCTCCGGGAAATGTCCGGCATCGGAGCCAACGAGCGGATCAACTTCCGCGACCTGGTCAATGTCATCTCCGGCATCCTTTTGGGAACCCATTTCCAGGATCAAGCCCCGGACTATCCGTTTTTCTCGGTTCTGGTTACCTCGGACAACCGGCGTCAGGCTGCCATGGACGCCTTGCGCGGGGTTGCCACGGGAACCCGAACCCGGCAGGCGGCGGCGGTATTGGATGCCCTGGAACTGCTGGACGGCGACCGGCTGGAACCGGCCAACTCCAAATACGCCAAATTCATCCTCGATGCCCTGGGCCGCAAACCCACGGGACAGGTGGTCAACCGGGCCGAACTGATTCAGAGCGAATACGGCGTGGAGTACATGGCGTCAGGAACGTTGCGGCTGGAGCCCGAATGGTGCGCCGTCACCCTGGGGGCGTTGGTGCATGCGGGGGAATTGATCCTCACCATTCCCGGAAAGAAGTTCGACGCCTCCAATCTGGGTGAGATGGCCGCCACGTCGCTGGACGATCTCACGGCCTTCAAGCACCTGGAGCGTCCCAAGGAATGGGACATCCCCGCCATCAAGGCGCTGTTCGAGCTGGTGGGATTGACGCCGGGCTTGGCGCAACTGGTTTCCCAGGGCAAGCCGGAACCCCTCCAGGAGTTGCAGAGTAAGGTGACCGGGCTGGTTCAGCGCCTGGTGATCGCCGCTCAGCATGTTCAGGGCGGCATGGCCTTCTGGGGACAAGCTTTGTTGTCGGAAGGGGTGGTGACCGGGCACAAGTCCAGGCTGGAGGAGACCAAACGCTTCCTGGAATCGCTGCAATCCTACTCCACCCCGGGTCGCATGAAGAATCTGAAATTCAACGCGCAGCAGGTGCGGGCCCATCAGGATGGCCTGGACGTGCTCGCGGAAATCGAGTCCCTTCAGGAGTTGGTCAGCGGTTTGGGATCCATGGCATCCTGGCTCTCCACCGCCGAGGCGATCCTGCCGGGCGATCATGAATGGGTCGCCCGCATGCGCAAGACCCGTCAGGAAACGGTGGAAAGGCTGATGGACGGCAAGGCCCGGAGCAAATCGGGTTTTGCGCAACAGATCCGCCAGCAACTTGCGGAGCTGAAGTCCGCGTTCATCACCGTCTACAACGCCCTGCACACCCGGGCCCGGCTTGGGGTGAACGAGGAGAAGAAGGCGTCGGGGCTGAAGCGTGACAGTCGCCTGGAGCAGTTGAAGCGGCTGGCCACCATCGAGTTGATGCCGGCATCCCAGCTTTCCGCCTTCCAGAACCGCTTGGCTGGGTTGATCTCCTGCCACCGCTTGACCCAGCAGGAATTGGAAGCCAATCCGGTTTGCCCCCATTGTTCCTTCCGGCCCAACGCCGACGGGAACGCGCCGCCCATGGCGGATCGCCTGTCACGGTTGGAGGAGGATCTGGAATCCATGGTTTCCGGCTGGACCCGTACCCTGCTGGACAACCTGTCGGACCCCACCACCCAGGAGAGCCTGGAGCTTCTGAAATCGGAGGAGCGTGAGCCGGTCAAGGCCTTCCTGCAATCCCGCGCCCTGCCAGAGCCATTGTCCCAGGACTTTATCCATGCGGTGGGCAAGGCGTTGAAGGGTCTGGACCGGATCGGCGTTTCAGAGCACCGCCTGCGGGAAGCGGTCTTCACCGATGGTTCGCCCGCCACCGTGGAGGAGTTGCGGGAGAGGTTCGACCGCTTTCTCAACGGACTGGTCAAAGGCAAGGAACCGGGCAAGGTCCGGATCGTGTTGGAGTGA
- a CDS encoding RNA-binding domain-containing protein: MTQDDLIELLKAHEWSDVEFKEARQAVPRSAYESVSAFANTAGGHLVFGVKKDGADFEVVGVIDVDNVQNSFLSTLRQPDKISATIHVKEDLHNIDGNDLLIFYVPEAARTEKPIFLNGDIRRAFIRKGGIDVRCSQEEVRRFINDASSDRYDGQVVEFNLDTCFDSSAISWYRNVYEHKPGNRTHAEKSDFEFLFELGLIKETSQGHKATKAAILLFGRDGSFRDLLPRITVDCQRYGGQHSELALQPRWMDRLVLDFNLIRSWQALTDWYQKLSETPFRVDPTTMQRMDMPPDYVAFREAAINILIHQDFSDQTRKPEICHFTDRTIFWNPGDAFASEVDLWEPGAKEVRNPAIVGAFRRIGLSENSGWGLRDVRTNWLQLGNVPPQITNDKARKTFQLTLIKELLLSEDQIMFQASLGVHLDENQAKSFAYACRNRGALTVMDVKAVTSLNGPDSRALLSQLVVQGLMEAQEEGVRYQIAAHLRDRFSPEQPSAGQENISTAQAEAEPANLSTAQAGQNTANLSTAQAQPLTQLSEMQWSIVVFCDTPRAMMELVEHLGVSNRGYFKKKHLDPLISGGVVSMTEPDSPRSPNQRYVLTDSGLRLKARRVSAADTLQKE; this comes from the coding sequence ATGACCCAGGATGATCTAATCGAACTGCTAAAGGCGCATGAGTGGTCGGACGTTGAGTTCAAAGAAGCTCGACAGGCAGTTCCGAGAAGCGCATATGAGTCCGTGTCGGCATTTGCAAATACGGCAGGGGGGCATTTGGTTTTTGGGGTAAAAAAAGACGGCGCAGATTTTGAAGTGGTAGGCGTTATTGACGTGGACAATGTCCAAAATTCTTTTCTTTCAACGCTTCGCCAACCCGATAAGATCAGTGCAACAATCCATGTAAAGGAAGATCTTCACAATATTGACGGAAATGATTTGCTGATTTTCTATGTGCCAGAGGCGGCACGAACAGAGAAACCAATTTTTCTTAACGGTGACATCCGCAGGGCATTCATCCGCAAAGGGGGGATTGATGTCCGCTGCAGCCAAGAAGAGGTTCGCAGATTCATCAATGATGCTTCTTCTGATCGCTATGACGGACAGGTTGTTGAATTTAACCTAGACACATGTTTCGATTCCTCGGCGATATCCTGGTATCGCAATGTCTATGAGCACAAGCCCGGCAATCGCACTCATGCTGAAAAAAGCGATTTCGAGTTTCTCTTTGAGCTGGGCTTGATCAAGGAAACGTCTCAAGGCCACAAAGCCACAAAAGCCGCCATTCTCTTGTTCGGTCGTGACGGTTCATTTAGAGACCTGCTCCCCAGGATAACGGTCGATTGTCAGCGATATGGGGGGCAACATTCCGAATTGGCGCTCCAGCCCAGGTGGATGGACCGGCTTGTCTTGGATTTCAATTTAATCCGCTCTTGGCAGGCTCTAACCGACTGGTACCAAAAGCTATCGGAGACGCCATTCCGGGTTGATCCAACGACCATGCAGCGGATGGACATGCCGCCAGACTATGTGGCGTTCCGAGAAGCTGCCATCAATATCCTGATTCACCAAGACTTTTCTGACCAGACCCGCAAACCGGAAATTTGCCACTTCACTGACCGAACCATCTTTTGGAATCCAGGCGACGCTTTTGCCTCCGAGGTTGACCTATGGGAACCAGGAGCAAAGGAAGTGCGGAACCCAGCAATCGTGGGAGCCTTTCGCCGGATCGGGTTGAGCGAAAACTCCGGTTGGGGGTTGCGGGATGTTCGTACCAACTGGCTCCAGCTGGGCAACGTTCCCCCACAAATCACAAATGACAAGGCAAGAAAGACATTTCAGCTTACGCTGATTAAAGAGCTGTTGCTTTCTGAAGATCAAATCATGTTCCAGGCCAGCCTTGGCGTCCATCTGGATGAAAACCAGGCCAAGAGCTTTGCCTATGCCTGCCGCAATCGCGGCGCACTTACCGTCATGGATGTGAAAGCTGTCACCAGCCTCAACGGCCCGGATTCGCGAGCCCTGTTGAGCCAACTGGTGGTGCAAGGTTTGATGGAGGCACAGGAGGAAGGCGTGCGCTACCAGATCGCGGCGCATCTGCGCGACCGATTCTCGCCAGAGCAGCCATCCGCCGGGCAAGAGAACATATCCACTGCACAAGCTGAGGCCGAACCGGCCAACTTATCCACTGCACAAGCTGGGCAAAACACGGCCAACTTGTCCACTGCACAAGCTCAGCCGCTTACTCAGCTCTCCGAGATGCAGTGGTCCATCGTGGTGTTCTGCGATACGCCCCGCGCCATGATGGAGTTGGTGGAGCATCTGGGCGTTTCCAACCGGGGCTACTTCAAGAAGAAGCACTTGGATCCCCTGATCTCTGGGGGCGTTGTCTCCATGACAGAGCCCGATTCGCCCCGGTCCCCCAATCAACGCTACGTGCTGACTGATTCCGGATTGCGGTTGAAGGCCCGCCGCGTTTCCGCAGCCGATACTTTGCAGAAGGAATGA
- a CDS encoding DNA methyltransferase produces the protein MVPAAEGSGRLFDVEYAAPTGPVECLGQTFPSDEARRDHFLGLLREKLKDSEFRRIEGFPVGTDEDILALSDPPYYTACPNPFLEDFVRHTGKPYDPEQPYHRTPFAVDVSEGKTDALYKAHSYHTKVPHLAIVPSILHYTEPGDIVLDGFCGSGMTGVAAQFCGAAPNRYCQDLEAIWQKEGLGKPQWGARRAILNDLSPAATFIAANYNLPFDVNAFAKAGRKLLDEVEQELGWMYETRHKDGRRGRIEYTVWSEVFACPDCAGEVVFLEEALDAETKRVKDAFPCLHCGSELTKKRMERIQETRMDPVMGQPVQTPKRCPVLINFKIGKGKYEKKPDEQDLAILERIESMPWPSEMPTDALPYMHMTHERARMDRQGITHVHHFFLPRAAHALAALWRKAQAHPEPRTRNMLLFFVEQAIWGLSVLNRYGPSHFSQVNRQMTGVYYVASQHAECSPEYNLGNKLDRLKKAFQPIKFTPNQSSVNQGSAASIPLPDNFIDYVFTDPPFGENIYYADLNFLVESWHRVRTDAQPEAIVDKAKKKGMPEYQRLMERCFREYYRVLKPGRWMTVVFHNSKNAVWNAIQEAMLAAGFVVADVRTLDKKQGSYRQVTSTAVKQDLVISAYKANGGLEQRFEITAGSEEGVWDFVRTHLRQLPVYVAKGGEMEVIAERLGYFLFDRMVAFHVQRGVTVPLSSAEFLMGLTQRFAERDGMFFLQEQIAEYDRKRVTADSVKELVLDMVVDEASALQWLRQELKARPQTYQEIQPRFMERTRAGWNKHEKMPELSEVLKMNFLVYGGQGDVPSQIHSYLSTNFKDMRGLPKDDPTLRAKAKDRWFVPDPNQALQLEQMREKSLLREFEEYRASTSKRLKLFRLEAVRAGFKKAWQEKDYPTIVAVAAKIPEAVLQEDAKLLMWYDQAVTRTEDA, from the coding sequence ATGGTTCCGGCTGCCGAAGGCTCGGGCCGCCTGTTCGACGTGGAGTATGCCGCGCCCACCGGCCCGGTGGAGTGCCTGGGCCAGACGTTTCCCAGCGATGAAGCCCGGCGGGACCATTTCCTGGGCTTGTTGCGGGAGAAGCTGAAGGATTCCGAATTCCGCCGGATCGAGGGATTCCCGGTGGGGACCGACGAAGACATTCTGGCGCTCTCCGACCCGCCGTACTACACCGCCTGCCCGAACCCGTTCCTGGAGGATTTCGTTCGCCACACCGGCAAGCCCTACGATCCGGAGCAGCCCTACCACCGCACCCCGTTCGCGGTGGACGTGAGCGAAGGCAAGACCGACGCTCTGTACAAGGCCCACTCCTACCACACCAAGGTGCCCCATCTGGCCATCGTGCCATCCATCCTCCATTACACCGAGCCGGGGGATATCGTGCTGGATGGTTTCTGCGGCTCCGGCATGACCGGGGTGGCGGCCCAGTTCTGCGGCGCGGCCCCCAACCGCTATTGCCAGGATCTGGAAGCCATATGGCAGAAGGAAGGGTTGGGCAAACCCCAATGGGGCGCGCGGCGGGCCATCCTCAATGACCTGTCGCCGGCGGCCACCTTCATCGCCGCCAACTATAATCTGCCCTTCGACGTCAATGCCTTTGCCAAGGCCGGGCGCAAGCTGCTGGACGAGGTGGAGCAGGAACTGGGCTGGATGTACGAAACCCGGCACAAGGATGGCCGCCGTGGGCGCATCGAGTACACCGTCTGGAGCGAGGTGTTCGCCTGCCCCGACTGCGCCGGGGAGGTGGTGTTTCTGGAAGAAGCCCTGGATGCCGAGACCAAGCGGGTGAAGGATGCTTTTCCGTGCCTCCATTGCGGCTCTGAACTGACCAAGAAGCGGATGGAGCGCATTCAGGAAACCCGGATGGATCCGGTCATGGGCCAACCGGTGCAAACGCCAAAACGCTGCCCGGTTCTCATCAACTTTAAAATCGGCAAGGGCAAATACGAAAAGAAACCGGATGAGCAGGATTTGGCCATTCTGGAGCGAATCGAGTCCATGCCGTGGCCGTCAGAAATGCCTACCGACGCGCTTCCCTACATGCACATGACCCACGAGCGGGCGCGCATGGACCGCCAGGGGATCACCCACGTCCACCACTTCTTCCTGCCCCGGGCCGCCCACGCCCTAGCCGCCCTGTGGCGCAAGGCCCAGGCCCATCCCGAGCCGCGCACCCGGAACATGCTGCTGTTCTTCGTGGAGCAGGCGATTTGGGGGCTTTCGGTGCTGAACCGGTACGGCCCCTCGCATTTTTCGCAAGTCAATCGCCAGATGACGGGTGTCTATTATGTGGCATCCCAACATGCCGAGTGCAGCCCGGAATATAATCTTGGAAACAAGCTGGATCGTTTGAAGAAAGCATTTCAACCCATAAAATTTACTCCGAACCAAAGCTCGGTCAACCAGGGAAGCGCCGCCAGCATCCCACTCCCAGATAACTTTATCGATTACGTCTTCACCGACCCGCCCTTCGGCGAGAACATTTACTACGCCGATCTGAACTTCCTTGTGGAGTCGTGGCACCGGGTGCGCACCGACGCCCAGCCGGAAGCCATCGTGGATAAGGCCAAGAAGAAGGGCATGCCCGAATACCAGCGGCTGATGGAACGCTGCTTCCGGGAATACTACCGGGTGCTGAAGCCGGGCCGCTGGATGACGGTGGTGTTCCACAACTCCAAGAACGCCGTCTGGAACGCCATCCAGGAAGCGATGCTGGCCGCCGGTTTCGTGGTGGCCGACGTGCGCACCCTGGACAAGAAACAGGGTTCCTACCGGCAGGTCACCAGCACCGCCGTCAAACAGGATCTGGTCATCTCCGCCTACAAAGCCAACGGCGGGCTGGAGCAGCGCTTCGAGATCACCGCCGGCAGCGAGGAAGGGGTATGGGATTTCGTCCGCACCCACTTGCGTCAGCTTCCCGTCTACGTGGCCAAGGGCGGCGAGATGGAGGTGATCGCCGAGCGGCTGGGTTATTTCCTATTTGACCGGATGGTAGCCTTCCACGTCCAGCGCGGCGTGACGGTGCCCCTCTCCTCGGCGGAATTCCTGATGGGGCTGACCCAGCGCTTCGCCGAGCGGGACGGCATGTTCTTCCTTCAGGAGCAGATCGCCGAATACGACCGCAAGCGCGTCACCGCCGACAGCGTGAAGGAGCTGGTGCTGGACATGGTGGTGGACGAAGCCTCGGCCCTCCAGTGGCTGCGCCAGGAGCTGAAGGCCCGGCCCCAGACCTACCAGGAGATCCAGCCCCGCTTCATGGAACGCACCCGGGCCGGGTGGAACAAGCACGAGAAGATGCCGGAGCTGTCCGAGGTGCTGAAGATGAACTTCCTGGTCTATGGCGGCCAGGGGGACGTGCCCAGCCAGATCCACAGCTACCTCTCCACCAATTTCAAGGACATGCGCGGCCTGCCCAAGGATGACCCCACCCTACGCGCCAAGGCCAAGGACCGCTGGTTCGTCCCCGACCCCAACCAGGCGCTGCAACTGGAGCAGATGCGCGAAAAGAGCCTGCTGCGTGAGTTCGAGGAGTACCGCGCCAGCACCAGCAAACGTCTGAAGCTCTTCCGCCTGGAGGCCGTCCGCGCCGGCTTCAAGAAGGCCTGGCAGGAGAAGGACTACCCCACCATCGTCGCCGTCGCCGCCAAGATCCCCGAAGCGGTGCTCCAGGAAGACGCCAAGCTGCTGATGTGGTACGACCAGGCAGTGACCCGAACTGAAGACGCTTAG
- a CDS encoding DEAD/DEAH box helicase: protein MQSSWLYSPEHQSACKALEQFTHWGQSYYRVWIPDRDSILRIPAEKLIPLDQAPGMGHELISFISTASRIADTLTHDVLLAPIESSVIPLPHQIHALTRAMSGDRVRYLLADEVGLGKTIEAGLIIRELKLRGLARRVLVLAPKGLVTQWVAEMKGHFNEDFRLLMPSDFAGYRRIAGEENPWRTHHQVICPMDSVKPLEKRRGWSRAQVAEYNHDRFDSLVAAGWDLIIVDEAHRMGGSTDQVARFRLGQGLAEAAPYLLLLSATPHQGKSDAFHRLLTLLDMDQFPSQSSVTRERVAPYVIRTEKRHAIDAEGKPLFRPRQTQLFPVAWEARHQRQKALYEAISDYVRLGYNQAMRQKRNAIGFLLILMQRLVTSSTSAIRTTLERRLEALKLPNPQLSLLTPEMEEEWGDMDGQELLENLMATRVKGIRNERAEVQMLLDAARQCEEAGPDAKAETLLDRIYTLQQEENDPDLKVLIFTEFVPTQEMLRQFLEDRGFPVVCLNGALSMEERKAAQLAFAQERRILISTDAGGEGLNLQFCHVVINYDIPWNPMRLEQRIGRVDRIGQPHVVRAINFVFEETVEYRVQEVLEEKLEVIRQEFGIDKTGDVLDSAQTGELFDDLHVDAILHPEKVEPAVDEMVNRIREGAVNARETESILAATRELDPGDAQRMISHPLPHWVERMTVSYLRAHGGDAQRTNSGWRLQWPGEKPESGRFVFSTQESMSIPTASHLTLEDPRIRSLASRLPRFIPGQPIPVVQLPGIPDGIEGTWSLWRIAIQDSDGNRQRIMPLFVHDDGRALMPTAKRIWDQLMAADASIQRHMTGDDAASAFHKVESLAEQHGHGLWQELQESHRERIAAELVRGEYAFSMRRQSIERLGLPEVKNHRLRLLEQEEESWRSDLASIEQILPEMTPLLIVRMHEGDAHG from the coding sequence ATGCAATCATCATGGCTTTATAGTCCTGAACACCAATCAGCATGTAAGGCGCTTGAGCAATTCACGCACTGGGGACAATCATACTATCGCGTTTGGATTCCTGACCGAGATTCTATCCTCCGCATCCCTGCAGAGAAGCTCATTCCTCTTGACCAGGCTCCTGGCATGGGGCATGAGCTAATCTCATTTATTTCAACAGCATCCAGGATTGCGGATACCCTGACCCACGACGTCCTTCTAGCCCCCATCGAATCTTCGGTCATCCCCTTACCCCACCAGATCCACGCCCTGACCCGCGCCATGTCCGGGGATCGGGTCCGCTATCTCCTCGCCGATGAAGTGGGGCTGGGCAAAACCATCGAGGCGGGACTGATCATCCGTGAATTGAAGCTGCGCGGGCTGGCCCGGCGGGTTCTCGTCCTAGCCCCCAAGGGGCTGGTCACCCAGTGGGTGGCGGAGATGAAGGGGCACTTCAACGAGGATTTCCGACTGCTGATGCCCAGCGACTTTGCGGGATATCGGCGCATCGCTGGCGAAGAGAATCCCTGGCGGACCCACCATCAGGTGATCTGCCCCATGGACTCGGTAAAACCGCTGGAGAAACGCCGGGGCTGGTCCCGGGCCCAGGTGGCGGAATACAACCATGACCGGTTTGACAGTCTGGTGGCCGCCGGATGGGATTTGATCATCGTCGACGAGGCCCACCGCATGGGAGGCAGTACCGATCAGGTGGCCCGCTTCCGGCTGGGTCAGGGGCTTGCCGAAGCGGCTCCCTATCTGCTGCTTCTCTCCGCCACCCCCCACCAGGGCAAGAGCGACGCCTTCCACCGCCTGCTCACGCTGTTGGATATGGATCAATTTCCTTCCCAATCCAGCGTCACCCGGGAGCGCGTCGCCCCCTACGTGATCCGGACGGAGAAACGCCACGCCATCGATGCGGAAGGCAAACCGCTCTTCAGACCCCGCCAAACCCAACTCTTCCCCGTGGCATGGGAGGCGCGCCACCAGCGTCAGAAAGCCCTGTACGAGGCCATCAGTGACTACGTGCGCCTGGGCTACAACCAAGCCATGCGACAAAAGCGCAACGCCATCGGCTTCCTGTTAATCCTGATGCAACGTCTGGTTACCTCCAGCACCAGCGCCATCCGCACGACCCTGGAACGCCGCCTGGAGGCTCTGAAATTGCCGAATCCCCAACTCTCCCTGCTCACCCCGGAGATGGAAGAGGAATGGGGCGACATGGATGGGCAGGAGCTGCTGGAAAACCTCATGGCCACCCGGGTCAAAGGGATCCGCAATGAACGCGCCGAGGTCCAGATGCTGCTGGACGCCGCCCGGCAATGTGAGGAAGCTGGTCCGGACGCCAAGGCCGAAACCCTGCTGGATCGCATCTACACCTTGCAGCAGGAGGAGAACGACCCGGATTTGAAGGTGCTCATCTTCACGGAGTTTGTCCCCACCCAGGAGATGCTCCGGCAATTCCTGGAGGATCGCGGCTTTCCCGTGGTTTGCCTGAACGGGGCGCTTTCCATGGAGGAACGCAAAGCCGCTCAACTGGCATTCGCCCAGGAGCGGCGTATTCTGATCTCCACCGATGCCGGCGGCGAGGGCCTGAACCTGCAATTCTGCCACGTGGTGATCAACTACGACATTCCCTGGAACCCCATGCGGCTAGAACAGCGCATCGGTCGGGTGGACCGCATCGGCCAGCCGCACGTGGTGCGCGCCATCAACTTCGTCTTCGAAGAGACGGTGGAATACCGGGTACAGGAGGTGCTGGAAGAGAAGTTGGAGGTGATCCGGCAGGAGTTCGGCATCGACAAGACCGGCGACGTTCTGGATTCGGCCCAGACAGGAGAACTATTTGATGACCTACATGTGGATGCGATTCTGCATCCGGAGAAGGTTGAGCCAGCGGTCGATGAGATGGTCAACCGTATCCGGGAAGGCGCTGTCAATGCGCGGGAGACGGAGTCCATTCTGGCTGCCACCCGGGAGCTTGACCCGGGAGATGCACAGCGGATGATCTCACACCCGCTTCCCCACTGGGTGGAACGGATGACGGTGAGCTATCTGCGCGCTCATGGAGGAGACGCCCAACGAACCAACTCTGGATGGCGGTTGCAATGGCCGGGAGAGAAACCGGAATCAGGACGGTTCGTGTTCTCAACCCAGGAATCCATGTCAATCCCTACGGCCAGCCATCTCACCCTGGAGGATCCACGCATTCGTAGCCTGGCATCTCGACTGCCCCGCTTCATTCCTGGGCAACCGATCCCTGTCGTTCAGCTTCCAGGCATTCCTGACGGAATCGAAGGGACCTGGTCCCTGTGGCGGATCGCCATTCAAGACTCCGACGGTAACCGGCAACGCATCATGCCGCTCTTCGTCCACGATGATGGGCGGGCGCTCATGCCGACGGCCAAACGGATATGGGATCAATTGATGGCGGCGGATGCCTCCATTCAACGCCATATGACCGGGGACGATGCCGCATCGGCATTCCACAAGGTCGAGAGCTTGGCCGAACAGCACGGTCACGGCCTGTGGCAGGAACTCCAGGAAAGCCACAGGGAACGGATCGCCGCCGAGCTGGTCCGGGGAGAATACGCCTTTTCCATGCGTCGGCAGTCCATTGAACGACTCGGTCTTCCGGAAGTGAAGAATCATCGCTTACGCTTGCTGGAACAGGAGGAAGAGTCCTGGCGCAGTGATTTGGCCAGCATAGAACAGATTCTTCCAGAAATGACGCCCCTGCTGATAGTGCGAATGCACGAAGGCGATGCCCATGGCTGA